The Hypomesus transpacificus isolate Combined female unplaced genomic scaffold, fHypTra1 scaffold_30, whole genome shotgun sequence genome segment TGAAAAGTATCTCAGCCCACATAGCCTACAGACTGTCAATACTTGGAACAGGTATCGGAACACAGCATACCAAtgactttctctctttatctgtcttgtGTCCTGTCTCCACCTCACCTCTCTGCTCGGTACTTCCTCTCTACCCAAGCTGCCAGTTTGCGGTGCTTGCTGCAGCTGAAGCCTTGCGCCaccctccccgtcctcctctcATGCCCCCCccttgtgtgtgtccctgcctgGTAGTGTCCCCCACCTAGCCCCCCTGTTGTCTTGCTTCTCCCGCCTGGAGCCCTCCTCTCCCTAATGCTTTGGACAACGCCAGCACACTGCCAGCCCAATGACTGCCTGGATTGTCCTGCCTGTCAGCCTCTCTGCCTTCTCCATCACTGGAATATGGATAGTGTGAGTATGCAAACTGTCATCTAAACAGCATGTCCATTGAGATACTGAGAAAGGAAATTGGGACCTTACAGACTGTTCTGAAGCGGGGTGTCAAGGGACAGAGAATTTACTTGATGTTCTTTTGAACTCCACAGCTATGCCATGGCTGTTATGAACCATCATGTTTGTCCTGTTGAGAACTGGTAAGGGCTGTCAGATAAACAATTTCATGAGAAATATTCATTGAGTATTTAGTTTGCCGGAAACAAACCAAGTATAAATCAACTGGGTTTTTCTGTTAAATTTTTTAGGTACTAAATTGATGTATTTTCTGTGTTGTGTGCAGGTCTTACAATGTGACATGCACAGAGGAGATACCTCGACCAGGCTTCCCAAAGACATGCTGCACCATACAAGATATCCCCCTTATCAGGTCACCTTCTACtccacctccctgtctctctaccccTGTCTTCACAAACGTCTGTCTACTCATCTGCAACACAGGGAGTGATTGTGCCACAGTGAATTAGCACTTGATGTTGCAGAGCCACTGGAATCGTTAACCCACATGCTGCATGGACTGCTATTGTTAAAACCTgcaagggtggggtggggggtcaaAATGCTATTGTGTGTTACTGTATGCATTGTAAGATGCGACAGCATCTATCATTCATACAATGAGTAGGTGTCTTGACAAATAGTGCAGTTTTAGAAATGCATTAAGAGATTCTGAgagcattaaaaaaaacatctgcatAACATCTGTTTTTCATTTCATTAACAGGTTATATCTACTCTGCCAATGTCAAAACCTGTCGTTGTCACGACTGAAATGCCTGTGGTTTCTTGTTTCACTCCTTGATcctgtgtccttctctctctcgtgttGCCCTGCAGTAAGTGTGGCTCCTTCCCACCAGAGAGCTGCCTGTTCAGCTTGATTGGGAACGTCGGAGCCTTCATGGGTAAGGCCTTCATCATTCCTCACACCGCCCCTCAGTGATGACACTGAGGGGTGGCCTGACAGGGTTTCGACTGGCTCGTTTGTTCGACAATGAACCGAGACCTTGTGTCGAGTGATTGAGAAAGTTCAGGTGGTGGTGGCACAACCGGTATAGTACGTTTTGGCTTTTCCTTGAGATGTTCTTGTTGGGTCTTCTCATTTACTGGAGTCCAGACTTAAATTATGTTTGTATGTAGGATACTGTTAGTGGGGCTAGGGGGAAGTAGTGGGGCTTAGCTAGCCACTAGCCAGCAGACTGGGTCCACGAGTGGTAAAGTACCACGAGGGCTTTAAATAGCCTGGGCTTCGGTTTCTTATCAATAATGAATGTGGCCTTTCCTCcactcccttcccccttttctgtctgtcttattTATCCCCACATCTTCACCCCTTTTCTACTCTGGTCGTCTTCATTGCATCCCTCTGCTCCCatcctgtctctatctctgtctctctccctctctccctcccattctccatccccccttccctcccattctccctctctctcccattctccctctctccctctctctctctctctctctctctctctatctctctatctctctctctctatctctatagTGGTGATGGTGTGCCTTCTGCGCTATGCCCAGGTGATAGAGCACAGCCACGGCAGCTGGGTAAACACTAGTGCCCTAGTGTCTGGCTGCACCAACGCTGTGGGACTGGTAATGGTGGGAAACTTCCAGGTAACTGTCTGCTTCTTCGGACACCTACTCCTGTATGTGGGTCAGGCCCAAACATGCCCTGAAGCCATGCGTACCCCTGTACACATGGTGCAGCAATCGCTACAACTCGCATACTTCTCAAATTCACCCTGGTATTCCCGTCTCCTGTTCTAGCTCCTCCTGAAGCTGTATTTACCGTTTTGcgtgtctgtcttcctgggcAGGTTGACCATGCCAAGTCCCTCCACTACGTGGGAGCGGGCGTGGCGTTCCCCGCGGGGCTTCTCTTTGTGTGCCTGCAGTGCGTGCTCACCTACCGCGTGGCCGTCACCGCCCTCGACTACTGGATGGCCCACGTGCGTGTGGCGCTGGCCGCCGGGGCGCTGGTCTCCCTCGTCCTCAGTATCCTCACCACGCTGACCTGAGGGGGATTcatgagagggagacagggacagcccccccccctccctgaggTCAAAGTCACTAGGTTATTATGGCTTCTGTTGTTAATGAAAGGGGACTGATGTGACATGCGTTGTGAGTGTAGAACAACTAGACTTGTCGAGTGTTGCCTCCTCTGCTGTGAATTCCCAGCCACCCATCTGGGGAGGCGAAATTGCTTTCAGATGGAGTATAGTGATGAGTTGCAGAATTCCTACAGATacaagaaggggggggggggttctgtaaAGGAAGGGTAGACCATAGAAATGAGGGGAGGTGTAGAAACTGTAGTCAGAATAAGGTTCTTGGGGTCTGTTTAAAGTgaaatgtttcaggatttagtTCAAGTCTCAGTCACTTATTGAAAATTGTAGTGGTTAAAGGACACATTATTGTAGTTTTAAAGTCAACGTTTTAACTGTGGTGCAGTGAGGCAATGTTCTAGTCATAATTTTCATGATACTGTAATTGATTTTTCTGAAGGATATTTCTCCTCGCGGTACAAATTCTCTTTAGAAGTTAGCACAATCTGAACTGAGTTTAGTTATAGTGTTTTTTCTTCCCATCTTGAATCCATCCATAAGGCATGCAACTTCTCAGTCTTTTCATCGATTTCAATAGGAGAAATGTGTCtacagatcttttttttttttttctagcaGACAGGCTGCTGGTGAAGATGATGGCTATTTTAGAGGCCAGCTAATGGTTTCAGCTACTGCTCTTTAAACTAGCTAGATGTATTAGTAGGCTCTGACAAGGCTCAACTTATTCAGATTAGTAATACTGGAAGCTGGCATTTGTTCAAACATGCACCCAGCAGGAAAGAAATTAAAAAGATACATGGAGGCAGTGAGAATTTGTACTTGCAGATTTATGCATGTAAATGATTGGTTGAAAAGGAAAACATAAATACTCAGATTTAGGTTGACTGCCTGAAAAGAAACAGCAATTTCATTTGGTCTCTTCAGAGATAGTCGTAATCTTGTCGTAAAAATTTACGTTGTTATAATTTAGTATTGAAATAAAAAGGTTGTCAGAGAAACAGAGTCAAAGCTGGTGTTGACAAAATGGTCTGGGTGGATCATTAATAAGATGAGTTTGTTTGTAGTCAGCCCTTCGGAGATATGGCTGATCCTGTAGTAGGAAGGGAATGAGGCCAGAGCAACAGATGTTCTCATTTCAGCCTGGCCGGACAAAGCCTAGTCACATCCAAACGTTACTGATTAAGCGTGCTCACCTCAGATGTGTAAAAAATCCTCATTCTGTCACAATCGACTATGCAGCCCGTAAACGCATGGAGTCTGGTGCACCTTCACGCTGGGTTCCTTAACTCTGCCTTCTCAGGTGGCATCTTCTTCATCCATGAGAGCTTCGTGCTCCAGCATGCTGCAGCCATCTGTGAGTGGGTCTTCACCGTGGACATTCTGGTCTTCTACGGCACCTTCACCTATGAGTTTGGCACGGTTACCAACGACACTATGATGGCGGGCCTGCAGCAGCTTCACCACCACGGCTCGGGGGTGATGATGGGCCCAGGGTCCATGGCGGGGACCCTAGGCGGGGGTTCCAAAGGCCTCAAGTCCCCTGGAGGCAGCAGCACATCCACCCATATTAACTGCACCCCGGAGAGCATAGCCATGTTGTAGCTCCTTCCCAGGGGAAACCACCGAGAGCAGCAGCTCTCATTCCAGAGTTACTAAGTAACAGGCattgtgggggggaggggggtcaagaTGGCATAGGAAGATACGAGAAGTGGATATCTAAGGTTGACACACTAGGGTTATGTGTCTGTATTGCTATATTGGTTTTTGTGTCGTTGCAAGCCGTCCGGTAGTCCACTACAGTCAAGTCTCCTTCCCGTATCTCGTAAGAACACTTTAACGAAGGCTGAATGTGCGGAAGGGGGAGTATCGGTGCTTCGAATGTTTTTTAAGACTGCTGTTGGCACACATGGCCTTCGGTAATCTTCCATTTACTGAAAATAGGAGATGTTTGTCTCATCACTGAGGCTACGGGAGCCCACCAGTGTTCTCTAATGCATATGGAAGAACGAACAAGGGTCTCTTGTCAAACCACAAATTATGTTTTGATTTCTGCCACATTTTACACAGACTTTCTCGACTGGGTGCTGGGTGTGGCCCGCCCTCATGCCATTTTGATAAACCTGTCTGCACGCCACACCTCCATCGAGAGAATACATTCTTTCAAGCGACTTGGTCTGAGTTGGTTTTTGTGTGTACTCAGCCAATGTTAAAGCATTGTTAGTAGAAACTATTGAATGTTTGAGAAGTGATACCATAGATAGAAGTATACTGTTATGTATCTGAAAAGTTTTTGTGCGCTCACCTTTTCTTTATCAATCAAGTATGAATGACCTGATTTGGGAAATCCTTGTTAATTTACAAGAAAACTGACATTTATTTGTGCAAAATCCCTGCCCAAATAACTGCCTTTTGAGGGCAAGTGATACGAGTTTGTGTTGAAAGTATAATCTCTGTATTTTAGCCATTACATACATATACTCTTGAGAACATATTATACATTGTAGTTATCTCTGCATTTATTAAGTTGCTTCCTTCAGTGCCATTTGCTGCCACAGGTTACATTTCACTTTGGGTCGTTTTTTGTTAGTTACAAGTTTTTGTTGGTGCAATAGCTGCCATTTCTTGGGCAGCATACACTCCAAAGTGGTGGGAGTTATGCCTGCGCCTTACCAAGGTGTGTTTGAAAAGTGCTTTTTGATGCTGGCGTGGAACACAGGCTTTTGTTTACTATAACCGTTTAGACAGTATGGGCCTCCCGTAGACGGGGTGGGGTCTGTGGTATTGATTCCAGGCTGGTCCGTTGGAAGCCTTATTAGAACATCACAGGCAATGTTATCTCGTTAACAGAATCCTACAGTACAGTCTGTCGATATGTGTTTTAGCGAGACACTTGATGTTTGCGTCAAGAGTAAAACTAAAGAGGATGCATGGAGACCCTGTGCCATTAACATGATGTTCTGAACCAGTTGAAATCCATTTGTTGCAAAGATGTGTGATCTGTAAACAAATGAATGATAAATGAAAAAGTATTTTGCATTGCCAACTATCTAAACAACAGTATGGTTCAAAACACAAGCAAGTTACTGATTACCAAATATTCCTAGGTCACAGAATATAACTAAACTGTAGTACCACTTAGAGGTGAATGCTCGTCATTGTGTGTATGGATTCAGGTGAGCTGCTTGAACGCTGTGCTCCCATTGGCTCTCTTCTGTAAGCTCCTAGATCAGTGACCTTCAGAGGTACCTAATGGCAGAATCATCATCACAGCTTTATACCATATGATGTCATTGTTGATTCTTTTTATTCTGTTCAACCACTGGATGGTTTATAAGCCACCaaaacttgttttgttttgtcagCTACCTCCACGTTTGAATTAATTTGAAGTAGTTCTGTGCAGACGTGGGAATGGAATTTCCGATGACTTTTGCCAAAAAAAGACTGGAATCCACTCGAGAATTTAAACGGTTTCTCTTTCCATTCAACAGAAAAGCCCTAAGAAAAAAAGCAATCTGTATTTGGGTTGTTTCACATGCTAAAACCATGTGGGTCAGATAGCTCCCTTGAGTTATTTAGATTTTTGTTGCCATCATAGGTCAGAcaatgttttctttatttttttctctcaaagAACCATATTTAAAAACAATGTCACGTTACTGTAAGGTAGTATCAAGGTTAGAGACTTCAACCGGCAGCTTCCATGAAAAATGTACACGGGCTTCAGACTACTGTTCTCATGGTCAACAGGCAAAAGATGGCATTTCCAAGTGTTTTTGTTCCAGAATCCTGCACTTATTTCAAATTGTGTAGttactgtctgtatgtgtggatACACAAGAGTGAGAGAATACCAGCTTCTGAGGACAGCCTGTATGTTGGAAAATGTCTTGAATTATTGAAATACGCAAGCAGACAAAATGTCTAGAAAGGTGTTGTTCTAATTTTTAATCTTTGACAAatgtaaaatatgtattttactCAATTTCCTCAAATGGCTATGCCAATGACATACAGTAAAAAAGGCAATGCAGAGAATATTTTTAGTTTTTGTTTTATAAATTCCGTATGTAAATATGTATGATTTGTCTATCATTTAGTTATTTTCTTTTGTCAGAGATTTATATTCAAATATGAAATTAAATTGATGAACTATAAGCAAATGAATTGTTCTTTGAAATGAATGTGAATCTTTGACAGGTCAAGGCAGATTGGCATATGAAATGAGCACAGCTGTTCGGAATCTGTGATGGCAAAGCAGACTTAAGAATTGCATGAAACCCAAACTAGTCCCTTCATACAGTACATCCATCCTAAACCCATCTAAGCTGTGCACAACACGCCTGTTTTACTTTCCCTTTCCTGGAAAATACAACAGGCTTCATTGCATACCGTTCCTTTTAATGTTGGAAGAAATGGAAAACTGCATTTTTGCTAAATGTCTTAAGCTTTGATAAAACCCCTGGTGTGCGTTTTTACAGTACTCAAAATAACTGTGCTTTGGTCTCATTTGATAAACAGATTTGACCTTCCTTCACCCACCTTAAAGGATTTATATACCAAAGCAGCTATCACAGCAACAGCTACTTACTGTCTTAGGTAAGGGATGGGGCAAGAAGTCAAGGGTTCACCTACAGAAGTTTCATAATAGTTTTTGGTCATTATATTGCATCATGAGGGGAAGGGGTAACATGCCAATTTAAGGCAAAGACAATCAAGTTCATATCAGCTGAGAGCTCACTTCACTATGATAGTGACCATTCATAATTTAAAACGCTATGACAAGAGATGCTTTTCCAATGGACTGCATATAAAGCACATATTTACAGACATAAAAAccgcacacagcacacactcttCATCTATTTTCGGCCTATATGTGGCCCTCTGATACATATGTGACAGACTCATTCTGGTGCATGTCCTCATCATGTGTACATGGCTCCGTGTAGATCCTCCAGTCTGTGCTCTCGCTGTTTCCTCCTTTCCTGgaaaacacacgcaaacacttTAGTAGTAGTGGGATGCATGGCACTGACTGATGCTTGTGTctcaaaaccaatacgcacagtttcgaaaaggtgttttggagcttgtgtcAAATTACGATAACCATGTgattgatgacgttcaatgcttcaaacatcacaaactggttcaaagttttggcgctcttctgaaccagagccatagagggAACGAAGCCATCGCTTCTTGTTGAAGACAAATCACACATTGCCAGAGAAGCAGACAGTTATTAGCAAAAGAGCAGAGATTATATGGATACTATTGGAGGAAGGAAGCAGTCAAGAGTATGGGAACATTGTGATGTTATCCCCCAATAACTTCAACATGATTGTGGTACGTGACATGAGCTTAAGCAAACATTAATATTTAGTAACACCTCAAACCAACATGACTCCAGGCACTGCTCGAGTTTGTTCCATTTGTCATTGCTATTTAGCCTAATCTGTATTgttataattataaatccgttcACTTATGAAAATTACTTCATCATATTTAgagtgttttgttatttattgaaatgaaacgtaacatgataggactaagGTACTCTATAAAGTGCCCCTAAAAACGAATGTtaatgattcgtcaacattgtcaacagtaataataattactAATAATAAAGTCCCCCCAATTCACAACAGGCTTACATATCACAAAAGTCAAGaataagaaaaaacaaaaatgtgtaatcaagtttaattgatataaagaccgtCCAACGCATCATCAAGGATTTTGGTGGTGTAGCTGGTGAAAGCGATGTTCGCTAACGTCTTGGTAACGCAAGCCTGAAGACTTGAGTTTGCATCCCAGTGCGGGGAACCTTAAcatttactgtgagaaaatgacacaaTTCTAACAGCCTacagatgtatcacaacatttttatgtgtgagcactaatcagattaaaatgaacacatgtagccttaataaaaaaatgtaataacGTGGGTAGGCTACCTTCGGAGACAGGggcggggcagaggggaggcacgggccacccccaaaatgtaattggCCATCCCAAGTGCCCCCCACTTGATCAGAGTCGGAATGTAATAGGTAGTTGGACCTTAACGATGACTAGCTAAAGTTGAAGACAGCTAGGCTGAGAGAATTATATTTCAAAGACACGTTTGCTGTAGTAAACGAATATAATAGTGAAACCAAAGTTCTTCTGTGCAGTTTTCAAAAGTCAATACTACCAGGTCCGTTAAATATCTTAGAAAATGAGTGCTACAAATAAGAATAGGCCTATGTCATTGCGCTGTTGGGCCGAAACATTGAACCTCTCTATAATTTGTCATTATTTAATCAAATGTATGCTATTGGTCATCCTTATCCTTTGGCTCCTCAAACTGTCAGTCAAACTTCATACCTCAATACCTCCTgcctccagtgtttcccacacatagactaatttgtggtggtgcgccacagaatcgaCACcaccgccacatattgcgtttcgtaaaaaaacattttttaacactatttaggttaaaacacgaaGTGTATTCGTTCAGCTTAATTTcatttccctgctctccctccgtctctctgtcactcacgcgtctttctcacatacgcacacagtcacaacgtcagcacacgttagcaacgatgcatacctacgccgttctagtaagaccgacagctatatcaacgagccttcagcattagtgccgtagctaaaagtcgagtaCAGTTTaggctactttttgctaggtacctacgaacatgtcttaattgaAGGTTcctcttcgttcttttggtgagaagtctcaggagctagctacttataccggcgtcatggagccgactagttaaattgttatttagcactagcgttgctacctgcatatgcagaaattatttgtttgttgttgattttgtgaaggtgtgaatcattccTCCCCGCCACACCACAAATTGcattctaatctgtgggaaacactgtgccTCAATTTAGATCGAACTGCGCACAGTTTGGAGAGATCTCTGCTTGTTTGTAATGCAAGGGAAGATAAAGAACTGACGTTTGTCCAAGGGCAGTTTTAGCTAattggaggccctgggcaaaGAACAATTTTGAGGCCCCCCCATaagctgcacccccccccccccccccccggcgatGTCaggaagagcagtggtaaaatacaagttatgaaaagagaccgtgtctgtgtcttattgtccacacgatcatttacaattatatctaaaacaaacttacaaagagctcagTTACACTTCCAAAGTctaattagtaatgttgttagagCTAGCGATACTAGCAttattttgctagctagcctataacatttcactgggtcttgcagctgtttgattaactgaaattattatgaaatgttatgttctactagccatttgcctactttagcaagtcactgtatttccaagccctgatcgtgtaactgagacgacacagtaaataattcctctttcaagtaataagccccagTTCAAGTGTTGCATTAAATAAGCTgtacggtctgtagagatcttgagacGGTgaagaagccacttttttgttctaaaaacggactataagccgcttcgaaatataagctgcacaagcacaagaaaaacttttttttttaagccacAGTGCCAGCCGCAGCTTTTTTCCGTAAAATACGGTAGTTGATGTTGTGTCTGCTGCTGCTAGTAATAGCTAAACTTGGCCCAGCAGCACTTGAAATATTATCAGAAATGTCTCCATTTTCCACGGACGCATTCTTTGATTGGAAAAACTGCGTTAGCTTTGGTAAATTCTCCCTTGAATTGTCATTTGTTTGCAATGACAAGTGATTcattttaaatataaaaaaatacattgtaaatacGACGAGGCCCCCCTGGTGCCCGAGGTCCTGGGCAACTGCCCGACTTGCCCAGTGGGACGCACCGCCCCTGTGTTTGCGTAAGTACAGCGTTTTATTTACTCAAGAAACACTGTCCACAAAGGATAACGTTTTTGTATTTGAAGATTTGCATCTAGTTTAGTTTCCCCCCCGAAAGCGACAATATGTAAAAGTGTTGTTTTATCATCACCAAAAACATCGTACTTATTGTGTTCCTACCTGACTTTAGCTCAAGTTTCACATTAAATGTGAGTACTATTTTTAATATAGCGTAATATCTAGATTTATATGTCATTTGAAGCAATGCATGTTTGTGCAATTTTATTATATTTGTTTATACTGGTGTGCCgtgggataaaaaaaaaaaaggttgggAAAGACTGAATTACATAAACCGTGGCCAAAAGACATATGAGATGTATATTGCAAATGTTTATACAACCAAATGCAATACCTATATCAAGATAATAGGCATATAGACAACATTTCAGCTTTAGAAAATATTTTGTGACTTGACAAAGTAAAGTTAACTGAGAAAAACGCATTATT includes the following:
- the LOC124463555 gene encoding transmembrane protein 150A-like; translated protein: MTAWIVLPVSLSAFSITGIWIVYAMAVMNHHVCPVENWSYNVTCTEEIPRPGFPKTCCTIQDIPLISKCGSFPPESCLFSLIGNVGAFMVVMVCLLRYAQVIEHSHGSWVNTSALVSGCTNAVGLVMVGNFQVDHAKSLHYVGAGVAFPAGLLFVCLQCVLTYRVAVTALDYWMAHVRVALAAGALVSLVLSGIFFIHESFVLQHAAAICEWVFTVDILVFYGTFTYEFGTVTNDTMMAGLQQLHHHGSGVMMGPGSMAGTLGGGSKGLKSPGGSSTSTHINCTPESIAML